The genomic window TTTTAGCTGaggtttttttaattagtttatttttcagtcaaatTTGACAAACTTGGCCTCTAACTTTTATAAACTAATTAGTAAACTACAGGTAAGAAGAACTGAGCCTCAGTCCTGGGGAGCAGCGAGAGGTTGGGTGTATAAgtcatttttatcttatttaaatttaaatattctaaatgttttaaagctaCCACACTTAAATTCaattattaaaagttttattccTCTTCAGAATgcagaggatttaaaaaaaaaagtatttcttcaAGTTGTTCTTGCTCGTTAAGATTGTAATAATGTGTTTTCTGGCTCTAAGTTTCACCCAGAATCTTTAAAGTTTCTGTGACTAAAGACCAGCAGTTTATATGCTtcaaactccaaaacactgatcttattttatttttttttaaaaatgcatttgcagCTTTGTTTCTTGTTCAGCTTTGTTCAtgctcaaacagcagcagcattaataaacaaagaccaaaaaaaagaaacctgtgAATGTTGCACTTTTTGTACCAAAGGGACACCTGCCTGCTTAGAAAGTTTTGTCTTGCCtgaatttagatttaaatcataatttaaatcaaataatatGATATAAGAGCGAGGAAGATGCttcacaaagcagaaaaataacatttggttCTAAAAAAGCCACTCCATTTTGGAATTATCATCTTTAGATTTTAtctaaattgtcatttttaatatatatttccCCTCATTATcgtctgtttttaataataactgTAATCATTAGTGATAAATgttgaaagtaatcattactgtgatataaaattagttttgtcAAGTTTAGATTTGCATCTGGAGCAGCAccagctgagcagaaactgtaaataaatcaatttgtGTGACGGACGGCGGCCATTTCCTAAATATCATCAATAACAAAGGATTCCAGAGAGTGAGCTCATTTATCGGCTGAAACACGAGACCAAAACCAGCCTATTATGGCAGAAAAAAGCTTTgtgattttctctgttttgaacCAAAAGGGCCACCATACTTGTATACTTTCAAGGTAAAATCAAATATAATGAAACGTTTTTATTATGCAGTTGTGTGCAAAAggaaatgtgcattttaaaacacattttagaaaaaattcTACCATCCCTGCTTGTCTTGAAGATAGATTTTCAAGTGAAGTCCTCCACGTTTCATCTTCCTCACCTGAGAGCGGGCCGACCTGCTCCACTCCTCAGTGAGCGGCTCAGAACAGCTTCTTACTGAGAGAAAAGTTCATGTCTGCTGCTGCACGTTTGTCTGTAGTCTCTCTCCTTCACGTAAGCCACTCCGTCCTGCAGCCTCGTCCGAACCGACTCGTCCACTGTCAGCTCCAGGGTCACCTCTTTGAACACGTCACACACCGACACCTGCGCAGAAACGGCAGCGCTGATTGGGATTCCCGTTAAAGCAACAAACCAACCTCACGCAGACAGATAAcgtctcctcctcacctctcGGAAGTGCAGCTTCTTGAACATGGAGACGCTGACCTGGTTGTCCACACCAATTTTGACTTGAAACTTTCTGACCCCAAATTTGGTGACTCCTGGTGATAAACAACCCAGTGAATACGACTAAACACTAATTATCCTTTGCAAAAAGCTTCCTCCACAGCGGCAGCACACGCTTGAAGGTTTTAGGGAGTTACTGGACGCTACAGTGGCAGCATTTGTtcacaaaagcctttttttttacccagatttatgtttcattgtaaagaaaatataaagctgTTTATAGCAGGTTTAAAGTTATTCAGAGGAATTACAATGCCAGTGATACATCTGTCACAATCAGAAcattttatcaaacagaaaGGCAGTAGAAGTAGCTGAAATGTGATGACTTGAGAGTAAATCCTTCATTGTCGTTTTTAATCTTTAGATTCTAAGTTATTTCtttaccaacaacaaaaaaaaataaaaatttcagtACTGAAAGAGCAGGGAAAAGCCCAACAAAAAGTGGGTTTTAACTACTTTTCTCCATTTTGTAAATAACTAAATCTATTTGGTCGATGCGCAACATTAACAAACGTTACGAAATGCATCAACTCCTCACCGTAGCACATCATGATGCTCGTCACCTCCTTCCCGATGCCCCTGCCTCTGTAAGTTggctctgttttaaaaaacaaaaaaccaaaaacaagcacTTCACTCTGAGaactttaaaaagctgaacATCCTAACAGCTGGTGGACTAAACAAGCTTGAGAAAGTCATCAGTCACCGGCTATCATGATCTCCAGCTCGGCTACAGACAGGTCTGTGGGGTCAGTCAGGAAGATGTTGACATCTCCCACCATGCATTGCTCCTCCTCCACACCGGGCTCCGCCCACCTCTGCTTGTCCAAGATGATGAACGTGCACTCTGGGAAGAAATCAAACTGTGGCATAAATCACATTTCACATCTTTTGtgcgtttttatttattaaagacttGAATCTGGAAcaacaattaaacatttttgtttcatactGGCTGACCCACAGCTCTTCAGAGCATTTATAagtgttgttggggttttttttgcatgaaaagTGCAGACTGATGAGCCCGTACTGTCGTTATCTTCCCTCCAGCTCCTCTGCATGTCGTACTCTTGTTCCAGGCTCAGCGGCTCTGAAGcagtcagctgctgcagctcaggagATTTCATCCACTCGTGAtacctgcagaaaacagcaaattacACAAGAAAAGAACCGGATATAGTGAAGAATTTAAAGTTATTAACGGGCCATGAAGGAACCGCATCTAACTCTTaataactaaaacatttatttaacaaacaattaCGCTGATTTTGATTTGTACTTGAGCTGAAATACACAAGTGCTCCATGACACAAgatgtgcaaatgtttttttttttttattaaaaacaattaaaaaactaaaaataaacataatataCTCAGAATCGTGGTTATATTAGTTTGGCTGTCTTGTTcgacaaaaagagagaaataaaaataaaatttgaattaaaaaacagccttatttccattttgttttgagCAGAAAATGATGAAACACTGTTGTGATATTACAGAACATTTAAGACACTTTATTTTCCTAACCCATTCTCCTACAAAAGAGACTGTTTTCATTCatattaacaaattaaaatttaatattcACAAATTGTAACAGCTGgggttgtatgtttttgtataaTAACGAAGAAATTAccgtaaaaaaaataaaattctccataaaaatagcattttagcctaaaaataaatgaaagtaaatatGTTCAGGACTAGCTTATAGGTTACCTGGGTACGTGTTCTTCATTATAAGGAACCAACACGACTGTCTTCCCTTCCAGTAaagtattttcatttattttcatgctggtaaaaagctaaaaactcaTATTCAACCATGAAACGCTGTTTACGTTTCATAGCGCTTCCTGAATCTCACTCTACGGCTCCAACTGCGGCTGCGCACCACGGGCTGATGACGACgggcgccacctgctggacgaAATCAGGAAGTACCGAGAAAACCCACAGCGCTCTTTTCTGATTCGGGtatgttctctcttttttacgCTTAAATAGAAATGTAATATGTATGTAATATGTCAAGAGACACAAAACGCATCGCATGAATACAAACATGAGAATGgggttaaaattttaaagttacatgccattaaaagaagaagaaaaactactCACAAACGAgcattttcataaaacaaaaagtagaagggttttttttagacatCTTCACAAGATTAAAGAACGATACCAAGCAATGACGAATTGGTTTATTTTGAGACAGATTTTCAAATGCATATATGCTTAGAAAAATACAAGAATGTTTGtcggcttttcttttttacatttaatatattgaaaataatacaaaacaatgaTTCAAAGGGGTAAcgtaaaaagtttaattctgtaTAACAACCACTCCAGAAGTGAAGATGACCAATTTTAGGAGCTGTAAGAGTAGCTGAATTACAGATTTATCATTACCTGACATGTAAGACGTGGATCTTTAGCTGTCATAACAAAGCTGTCTCTGTTGTTTCTGCGCACCAATGCaatttaaaactgatatttaCTTTTCTTAAGCTCCAATTTTGCCCCATTTAAGTTCTGAGGTAGATGTTTGGTTTCTAAACCGAATGCTTTGATAAAAGTGTTAGACACTGAAGACTGCAGGTTAAGATACACAgaggtaaatgtttttaatgatataAATATTCATTATTTCAGAGTTTGTGCATGAGGAATGAGCGTGGCTTGGGATTTAGGTGGCTTTTCTCAGCCCGTGCCACAGCTGGATCGGTTTCTGTGCCTTGTTGACCATGTCCATCCAGTGCTGCAGTTGAGGACCCCGGGCATACATGAAGGGACCCAGAACCAGCACTCCCAGCTGGGATGGAGGTTCTGGAAACACAAGAAGCAAATAAACAAGCTGAGGAGATCAGATTTCTGACTTTAATACCCATTTTTATAAATTCATGGTGTATTTATTTCATACAGCTGGAggtaaaatgtgtgaaagaCAAACTAATCACCAATCAGTTGGTAAGTTTGTCACCTGAGCGGTTGTCATTTGGTTGCTGGAGCTCAAACCTCAGGCAGGACTCGTCCAAGTTCTGCAGTCGCAGTTTAAAGGTCATCCTGTGGTTGAAGACGGGGTCCTGTTCGGCTGTCATCTCACAGCTTCTCTTCGTCTTCACCACCTGGGCGTGTGTCTGTAAGCTCACCTGGACACACACACCTGGGAGAAACAGATGTGGAACCAGACTAAAGCCTGGAATCTGTACTGCAGGTATGGAAGAACACCCGAAAGCTTTGGATCCTGAAACTCCTCGTACCTGCGTCTGTGAGCAGCTGGAGGCCTCGGGCCTTTAAAACCACCACCGAGAGGCGCTGCAGAGACGGACTGTAGCTCAGAGAAATCTGCACATCGCCCAGCTCTGAACACTGAAGGATCGAAGAGCAGAATGATCCTGAGCTTTGTCATCACAGTGatcaacatgcattccttcaagtaatgctaggccttttaccTGTGTGTCCTGCTCTGGGTCCAGGTCTCTCCAGAGGACTCTACCAGCCTGACCAAGCTCCCGCTCCAAAGGAAACAACACTCTGCCCACGGCGTGTCGCTTACCATCTTTATCCAcactcagcacacacacactcagggtGCTCTTCAGCACACACACTGCTGACACCTGTTAGAGACACACAACTCCTGAGTCCTCAGATTTACTGGTAAAATTA from Kryptolebias marmoratus isolate JLee-2015 linkage group LG17, ASM164957v2, whole genome shotgun sequence includes these protein-coding regions:
- the nat9 gene encoding N-acetyltransferase 9, producing the protein MKINENTLLEGKTVVLVPYNEEHVPRYHEWMKSPELQQLTASEPLSLEQEYDMQRSWREDNDKCTFIILDKQRWAEPGVEEEQCMVGDVNIFLTDPTDLSVAELEIMIAEPTYRGRGIGKEVTSIMMCYGVTKFGVRKFQVKIGVDNQVSVSMFKKLHFREVSVCDVFKEVTLELTVDESVRTRLQDGVAYVKERDYRQTCSSRHELFSQ